A window of the Teredinibacter franksiae genome harbors these coding sequences:
- a CDS encoding pectate lyase family protein, producing the protein MSQTSLGQTGQSRRILSGAIMALSLALSACGGGGGSNGGATTPTAVPTTQPTTAPTAEPSITLTLEESSPALVGYFPSTAYEGTLGGFTVLQGLSNDNSTSPATSAYLNYSVNVGTDGDYALQVHYAFGGTETNIRDAWVYVNGLRVQVDDDDILEFSYTGASDGKWNTYAYTDPITLPLIAGDNDIRLVAVNTPNYERTITFARSGSGGNEGESGTGTMKGLANIDAIDVSGVAPITEGSGSTVLYSLSTSVSGGAGNITVTPKQDFYLPDTAITLTANADPNFQFGSWTGDAPSPAASYNFNINSNIQLAARFVPAGATQPASLVGFGSVQSDNAIPYTLTGGYGANTTTVTNLNELKSALAVSGPLIIKVSGLIDNSGNPSESLNVPSNTTIFGDTASQGHLKNIELKLSGENYIVRNLVMSEVVAVAVKDADGNTLIEEGAGNDIISINQGRHVWIDHCEFYSSLTPTALYDFSGDDESADGKVDEYDAKDFYDGLIDIKNGASFITLSHNHFHDHWKAILIGSSDTQENGDSATRVTLNHNFFEDINGRIPSLRYGKGHFFNNYVLSNHPTAYGKVLSVDTIFNLRNGAEGLIEGNFIQGAEDTFGYFHSNISSTTGYWNVADNSFSDTDNPVTTSNGDYTVEYSYTAEASNSINTTVPNNAGVGVLNAGDLP; encoded by the coding sequence ATGTCACAGACATCTCTGGGCCAGACAGGCCAATCAAGACGTATTTTATCCGGGGCTATTATGGCTCTTTCGCTAGCATTATCAGCCTGTGGTGGCGGGGGAGGAAGTAATGGCGGGGCAACAACACCAACGGCTGTACCTACAACACAACCCACAACGGCACCTACGGCAGAGCCCAGTATCACCCTAACTCTGGAAGAGTCATCCCCTGCTCTGGTTGGCTATTTCCCATCAACGGCTTACGAAGGCACTCTTGGCGGTTTCACGGTTTTACAAGGGTTGTCGAATGACAATAGCACTTCCCCCGCCACCTCCGCCTACCTCAACTACTCCGTGAATGTTGGCACCGACGGCGACTACGCGCTCCAGGTGCATTACGCCTTTGGCGGCACCGAAACGAATATTCGTGATGCTTGGGTCTATGTAAACGGTCTGCGAGTCCAGGTCGACGACGATGACATTCTCGAATTCAGTTATACCGGTGCGAGCGATGGAAAATGGAATACCTACGCCTATACCGACCCGATCACCCTGCCATTGATCGCAGGTGATAACGATATCCGCCTAGTAGCCGTGAATACACCCAATTATGAACGCACCATTACCTTTGCCCGCTCCGGCAGCGGCGGTAACGAAGGCGAAAGCGGTACAGGCACCATGAAGGGCCTAGCCAATATCGATGCGATTGACGTCAGTGGCGTAGCCCCCATTACAGAAGGTTCCGGCAGCACTGTACTTTACAGCCTGAGCACCAGCGTTTCTGGTGGCGCTGGCAACATTACAGTAACGCCCAAACAAGATTTTTACCTGCCAGATACCGCCATAACACTTACCGCAAACGCTGACCCTAACTTTCAATTTGGATCCTGGACCGGAGACGCACCATCTCCTGCGGCCAGCTACAACTTCAATATCAACAGTAACATTCAACTGGCTGCGCGCTTTGTTCCTGCCGGTGCAACACAGCCAGCTTCGCTTGTCGGCTTTGGCAGTGTTCAAAGCGACAACGCCATTCCCTATACCTTAACGGGTGGCTACGGTGCCAACACTACCACCGTTACCAACCTCAATGAGTTGAAAAGCGCCCTGGCCGTTAGCGGCCCCTTGATAATCAAAGTTTCCGGCCTGATCGACAACAGTGGCAACCCCAGTGAAAGCCTAAATGTACCCTCCAACACCACTATTTTTGGGGATACGGCTTCTCAGGGTCACCTGAAGAATATCGAACTAAAACTCTCTGGCGAAAATTACATCGTCCGCAACCTCGTAATGTCTGAGGTCGTTGCGGTGGCAGTGAAAGATGCTGACGGCAACACGCTGATAGAGGAAGGAGCCGGTAACGACATTATTAGTATTAACCAAGGCCGCCACGTATGGATAGATCATTGCGAGTTTTATTCTTCGCTTACACCAACCGCTTTATATGATTTTAGTGGCGACGACGAATCAGCAGACGGCAAGGTTGACGAGTACGACGCAAAAGACTTTTATGATGGCCTGATCGATATTAAAAACGGGGCTTCCTTTATTACGCTTTCCCACAACCATTTTCACGATCACTGGAAAGCGATACTCATTGGTTCAAGCGACACCCAAGAAAACGGTGACTCTGCCACACGGGTAACCCTGAATCACAACTTCTTTGAAGATATCAACGGCCGAATACCTTCTTTGCGCTATGGCAAAGGTCATTTCTTTAACAACTATGTGTTAAGCAATCACCCAACAGCCTATGGCAAAGTGCTTTCCGTAGACACCATCTTCAACCTGCGTAACGGCGCCGAAGGGCTTATTGAAGGTAACTTTATTCAAGGCGCAGAAGATACCTTTGGTTATTTTCATTCAAATATCAGTTCAACAACCGGATACTGGAATGTAGCGGACAATAGCTTCAGTGACACCGATAACCCCGTGACCACCTCCAATGGTGATTACACCGTAGAATACAGTTACACCGCCGAGGCCAGTAACAGCATTAACACGACTGTTCCAAATAATGCTGGTGTAGGCGTTCTGAACGCAGGCGACCTCCCCTAA
- a CDS encoding ABC transporter substrate-binding protein translates to MRINIFTVCSAIVARVLILTSADRCLTVLGSLLIAGLATTSRPAIAVEQVIALPNADVRDIRDEYNSELLHAVMDATVEAFGPYELISPKRPMLSHRMIVELSRGDHLNVVVSTYKSSWEGQVLVVPFPVNKGLASYRVFFAPQKISEPLVRISKLEQLKSFRFGQGRGWSTAKILEDHGFRVVYADSYTSLSRMLAADRFDLFMRGVHEMTLEKPTYLSPDSSLMAVDSFALYTYLPAYFQVTKKRPILAQRLEAGLKKLDRAGSIEAQLKRYYGEAIKLASNTHRKVFYLENTNLKPGMYERDKPYLLDSNLR, encoded by the coding sequence GTGCGCATAAATATTTTTACGGTTTGCAGTGCAATTGTTGCTCGGGTTCTTATACTGACTTCTGCCGATAGGTGTTTGACAGTTTTAGGCTCACTGCTTATTGCAGGTTTAGCGACAACCAGCAGGCCCGCCATCGCCGTTGAACAGGTGATCGCGCTACCCAATGCTGATGTTCGGGATATTCGCGACGAATACAACAGTGAACTGCTACACGCGGTAATGGATGCAACCGTTGAGGCGTTCGGCCCCTACGAACTTATTTCCCCGAAACGCCCAATGTTAAGCCACCGGATGATTGTGGAACTTAGCCGGGGAGACCACTTAAACGTGGTTGTATCGACCTATAAATCTTCCTGGGAAGGGCAGGTGTTAGTCGTACCCTTCCCGGTGAACAAAGGGCTTGCCAGCTACCGCGTTTTCTTTGCGCCACAAAAGATAAGCGAACCCCTTGTGCGCATTAGCAAGCTCGAGCAATTGAAATCGTTTCGATTCGGCCAGGGGCGCGGCTGGTCTACCGCTAAAATTTTGGAAGACCACGGCTTTAGGGTTGTATACGCCGATTCATACACCAGCCTGTCGCGCATGTTGGCAGCCGACCGGTTCGACCTGTTTATGCGCGGTGTACATGAAATGACATTAGAAAAACCAACCTACCTCAGCCCCGACTCTAGCCTAATGGCCGTGGACAGTTTCGCCCTATATACTTATCTGCCCGCTTATTTTCAAGTCACTAAAAAACGACCAATACTGGCACAAAGGCTAGAAGCAGGGCTCAAAAAGCTAGATCGTGCAGGGAGCATAGAGGCGCAACTGAAACGCTATTATGGTGAAGCCATCAAGCTTGCGAGCAACACCCATCGCAAAGTGTTTTACCTAGAAAACACCAACCTCAAGCCCGGCATGTATGAGCGAGACAAGCCATACTTACTCGACTCCAACCTCCGCTAA
- a CDS encoding methyl-accepting chemotaxis protein yields the protein MMTRSLTTKMMAALTIIMVLVAGLVFAVNYKIAEGNQQKKFESDISAQIALINSAMMEAVFTYDFQQIETIAKSLVNTALVTEIRLTDHRGKDLAKALESDTNDTSDKVGRNAVEIHRGDELVGKYNIVFSTQEMDQVLSDQVRKSSSIVVMLLIASLTTVYVLTRKLIISPVSDVSHSLEEIAAGGGDLTRRLPTNSGDEISILCNNFNRVMEQIASIITNVTVVTKKVRQNVGTMSEATNSTVTSISQQLKEIEQVAAALQEMSASSDEVAKHAEETAERTRETSTFADEGANVVEHSRETVNRLTDQIEATAGKIQVLKNSSENIGSVMEVIRSIAEQTNLLALNAAIEAARAGEQGRGFAVVADEVRSLAQKTQTSTEEIESIIIQLQRAADEAHQSMNTSMGSVQETLETSGKVSAALDKIRSNIETINSMNHQIANASNEQSSVANEVSKNITAIYSLSEQVSEDAQIVSENSSQLDHESGELKEQMDNFKV from the coding sequence ATGATGACAAGATCCCTGACCACAAAAATGATGGCCGCCCTCACAATTATTATGGTTTTGGTGGCGGGGTTAGTATTTGCCGTGAACTACAAAATCGCTGAGGGCAACCAGCAAAAAAAGTTTGAATCCGATATTAGCGCGCAAATTGCGCTAATTAATTCGGCAATGATGGAAGCGGTATTCACTTACGATTTCCAGCAAATTGAAACAATTGCCAAATCGCTTGTAAACACTGCATTAGTGACCGAAATCAGGCTAACAGACCACCGAGGAAAAGATCTGGCCAAAGCGCTCGAATCTGACACTAACGATACATCAGATAAAGTCGGTCGCAATGCCGTAGAAATTCACCGTGGTGATGAGTTGGTAGGGAAATATAATATTGTTTTTTCCACCCAGGAAATGGATCAGGTGCTTTCTGATCAGGTGCGCAAAAGCTCGTCCATCGTTGTGATGCTGCTAATTGCCTCCCTAACTACGGTTTATGTCCTTACTCGAAAACTGATCATTTCGCCTGTTAGTGATGTCAGCCACTCTCTGGAAGAAATTGCCGCCGGCGGTGGCGATCTGACCCGTCGCTTACCCACCAATAGCGGTGACGAGATCAGTATACTGTGTAACAATTTTAACCGCGTAATGGAGCAAATTGCCTCCATCATTACGAACGTAACAGTGGTAACAAAAAAAGTAAGGCAGAATGTCGGCACCATGTCGGAGGCCACCAACAGTACCGTAACGTCTATCTCGCAACAGCTTAAAGAGATCGAGCAAGTCGCCGCAGCCCTTCAAGAAATGTCAGCCTCTTCCGACGAAGTGGCCAAACACGCAGAAGAAACCGCAGAACGCACCCGTGAAACCTCTACCTTCGCCGACGAAGGCGCCAATGTCGTTGAACATTCACGTGAAACCGTAAACCGTTTAACCGACCAAATTGAAGCAACCGCCGGAAAAATTCAGGTATTAAAGAACAGCAGTGAAAACATTGGCTCGGTAATGGAAGTTATTCGGTCTATTGCTGAACAAACTAACTTACTGGCTTTAAACGCCGCCATCGAGGCCGCACGTGCTGGCGAACAAGGGCGAGGCTTTGCCGTGGTTGCCGATGAAGTTCGTTCCCTTGCTCAGAAAACACAAACTTCTACTGAAGAAATAGAGTCCATTATCATTCAATTACAACGTGCCGCCGACGAAGCACATCAATCAATGAATACCAGCATGGGGTCGGTTCAGGAAACACTCGAAACGTCGGGTAAGGTGAGTGCTGCGCTAGACAAAATCCGTTCCAACATTGAAACCATTAACAGTATGAATCACCAGATAGCCAACGCCTCCAATGAGCAGAGTTCCGTAGCCAATGAGGTAAGCAAGAATATCACCGCGATTTATTCTTTATCTGAACAGGTTTCCGAGGACGCTCAGATCGTAAGTGAAAACAGTAGCCAGCTTGACCATGAAAGTGGTGAATTAAAAGAGCAAATGGATAATTTCAAAGTTTAG
- a CDS encoding transporter substrate-binding domain-containing protein has protein sequence MLAVRSAFFSVLMLYGAAALACFEQADGSTPKLVIPLQEPTKLAHNQFFLTLLPQLLERSQDEYGPCELQFFGEPLSHERISALIAKNRYLSMNWASTAKDREHKLRAIKEPLLKGLMGFRVMILHSDNKHALRYVKTPTQLKQFSFGLGGSWPDVDVMKANGFKVITTSSYELLFRMLSAGRFDLLSRGFNEAIPEAKLHEHKNITVDPYITVVYPLPVYFFINRDNNKLAERIASTIAAMRADGSFDNIFYADPDIAKSLNDLRLEERTKIYLCNPSLPPDVPFDRPELWHYPINNDACRS, from the coding sequence ATGTTAGCTGTAAGGTCTGCATTTTTTTCCGTTCTGATGCTATACGGCGCGGCCGCACTAGCCTGCTTCGAGCAAGCTGATGGCTCCACCCCCAAACTGGTTATTCCCCTGCAGGAACCCACTAAGCTCGCTCACAACCAATTCTTCCTTACACTATTACCACAGCTCTTAGAACGCAGCCAGGACGAGTACGGGCCCTGTGAACTCCAGTTTTTTGGGGAGCCTTTATCCCACGAACGAATTTCGGCGCTCATCGCCAAAAATCGGTATCTCAGTATGAACTGGGCCTCCACCGCAAAAGACCGAGAGCACAAATTACGCGCAATTAAGGAACCCTTGCTTAAGGGGCTGATGGGCTTTCGTGTGATGATTTTACACAGTGATAACAAGCACGCCCTGCGCTATGTTAAAACCCCCACTCAACTCAAACAGTTTTCTTTCGGCCTTGGCGGAAGCTGGCCTGATGTAGACGTGATGAAGGCCAATGGCTTTAAAGTCATTACAACCTCCAGCTACGAATTACTGTTTCGTATGCTCTCGGCCGGGCGTTTCGATTTACTGTCTCGCGGTTTCAACGAAGCGATTCCTGAGGCCAAGCTTCACGAACACAAAAACATTACCGTAGACCCTTACATTACGGTGGTTTACCCCCTACCGGTTTACTTTTTTATTAATCGGGATAACAACAAACTGGCTGAGCGCATTGCCTCCACTATTGCCGCGATGCGTGCCGACGGTAGCTTCGACAATATTTTTTACGCCGACCCCGATATTGCCAAAAGCCTGAATGACTTAAGGCTGGAAGAGCGAACCAAAATTTATCTTTGCAACCCTAGCCTCCCCCCAGACGTTCCCTTCGACCGGCCGGAACTCTGGCACTACCCCATCAATAACGACGCTTGCCGATCTTAA
- a CDS encoding diguanylate cyclase codes for MIIRLVLFVALLFPSGLQAKTLVINKIRATNSPYMLNLLKLALSYSDTEYTFKELPERLTKTASREALRLDEINVIWGGTSKDMEANYRPIRIDGYRGLMSMRFLIIRKGDQARFNAIRTLEDLKSLRFGQGRTWTDGKILEHSGLTVRRSTKKDGLYHMLDGGRFEAFPRGATEAWKEVDQMSSLALEVEEKLIISYPLPTYFFVNKDNLALARDVENGLEAAITDGTMDNFFYSSDRVRSFLKNAKLTQRRVIELNNPFLPEATPIDRDELWLTIDELIEGAAQFM; via the coding sequence ATGATTATAAGGTTGGTTCTTTTTGTAGCCCTGTTATTTCCCTCAGGGCTACAAGCTAAAACGCTTGTGATTAATAAAATTCGTGCAACGAATTCGCCTTATATGCTGAATTTGCTCAAACTTGCACTGTCATACAGCGACACTGAGTACACCTTCAAAGAGCTACCCGAACGCCTCACTAAAACGGCCTCCAGAGAAGCTCTGAGGCTAGACGAAATTAACGTTATATGGGGTGGCACCTCCAAAGATATGGAAGCCAATTACCGTCCCATTCGCATTGACGGCTACCGCGGTTTGATGAGCATGCGCTTTTTAATCATACGCAAAGGAGACCAGGCGCGTTTTAACGCCATCCGAACGTTGGAAGATTTAAAATCGCTGCGTTTTGGCCAGGGCCGCACCTGGACCGACGGTAAAATATTGGAACACAGCGGCCTAACCGTGCGACGTTCCACAAAAAAGGACGGCCTTTATCATATGCTCGACGGGGGTCGCTTCGAAGCATTTCCTCGCGGCGCCACCGAAGCCTGGAAAGAAGTTGATCAAATGAGCAGCTTAGCTTTAGAGGTTGAAGAGAAACTGATTATTTCCTACCCACTGCCGACCTATTTTTTCGTCAACAAAGACAACTTGGCTTTGGCCCGTGATGTCGAAAATGGGCTGGAAGCGGCGATTACCGACGGCACCATGGACAACTTTTTCTACAGTAGCGACCGCGTGAGATCCTTTCTTAAAAACGCCAAACTTACACAACGAAGAGTTATTGAGCTGAACAACCCCTTCCTGCCTGAAGCAACCCCCATAGACCGCGATGAGCTTTGGCTAACCATAGACGAACTAATTGAAGGTGCAGCTCAGTTTATGTAG
- a CDS encoding ligand-binding sensor domain-containing protein has protein sequence MIGLLISKPFVADFLRHFVLCLIPANRRKCLLCGWAKIAYLLAVLLCAATVGTHASTASPARKQPSAVTDEIRFVRLQTPRLSEHRFSHVNTLAQDSKGFLWVGTANGLLRYDGLRAKLYRNEATDPGSLSANYVRRIAIDHEQTMWVASEFGLNQYDADTDSFVRWMHQPGKPQSIGNNFVKWVGVSRNNEILVGTGKGFDIISIDRTTVEHYEHNPENANGLSHNYVSVILEDKNGNLWIGTEGGGLNFLNRASGMFSRYSASSPPPYTLAGNHITGLMEDQFGRIWVATLGDGISRIESNGEIKHFGVGCGESCLPDDIIYEIYEDSLGLIWILTDRAGVVFFDEKKATFTNIIHNPYDPATPLSSAIRSIAEDQQQNIWLGAFPFGLHLFNRRSANFHYDYHIENNPRTLSSSAITAVMRSNDGTLWVGTEYGLNKIWGGDAENIEHILPGPEPYGLAASAVLTLQEDFDGAIWLGLWGGGLARLNPHTKKMKRYLNTDEDGSIGSDFIWRIFIDSKSRLWAGSETSGLFLYDRSSDTFSNFRYEPNDSASLSYDYIWDILEDSSERLWIGTQYGLNQYYENTQKFKRFLPNAKDHKGFRVGRIQDLHEDENGLIWIATQGGGVNIFNPETSEFKHVGVEDGLPDDSVAAIQQDDEGRIWVATADGLAVIDANKFTVLKSFSDSNGLMADQFIRKASYKDADGKLHFGSSNGLLSFYPEMVLGDSELPTPIITDVQVLNESLDSNEISYPVFRDNYQQPLGLAYTQNMVTFVFTAINFQMRRDNSFAYRLKNFDANWSYISNRNFVTYTNLSPGRYEFELSSSDGKGGFSAQKATFLFEIYPPLWRTWWAYILYLILGALFFSAVSRLVLLNLTARRLNSLVNTRTRELTKANEAKTDFLANMSHELRTPLNSVIGFSRRLLTKYPHVTPEVMLSSLESIHRNGSHLLAIINDILDISKIESGKMTLFITRCEILAIIDQLERDFSTRAEEAGLELMASKQCWTDEIQADSVRLKQILNNLVSNAIKYTRKGNIYISVSERNKNGVQYCVFNVEDTGIGITHEDQQRMFQRFEQFDDETRKQRGYGTGLGLALVDSLCRAHGGWVEVKSELEKGSVFSAVLPVNQKSLTPLE, from the coding sequence ATGATTGGCTTACTGATTTCCAAACCATTTGTGGCCGATTTTCTAAGGCATTTTGTCTTGTGCCTTATTCCGGCGAATCGCCGAAAGTGTCTCTTGTGTGGCTGGGCGAAGATTGCCTATCTATTAGCCGTTTTATTGTGCGCAGCAACAGTTGGTACCCATGCCTCTACCGCCAGCCCTGCCCGAAAACAGCCTTCGGCCGTCACCGACGAAATTCGTTTTGTTCGGTTGCAGACGCCGCGGTTAAGTGAACACCGGTTTTCTCACGTAAATACGCTTGCTCAGGACTCGAAGGGCTTTTTGTGGGTGGGTACGGCAAATGGATTGCTTCGTTATGATGGTTTGCGTGCAAAACTGTATCGAAATGAAGCGACTGATCCAGGGTCGCTGAGCGCCAACTACGTGCGCCGAATCGCTATTGATCATGAACAAACCATGTGGGTGGCTTCTGAGTTTGGTTTGAATCAGTACGATGCCGATACAGACAGTTTCGTACGCTGGATGCACCAGCCCGGTAAGCCACAATCCATTGGTAATAATTTTGTAAAATGGGTAGGTGTTAGTAGGAATAATGAAATACTAGTGGGAACAGGGAAGGGTTTCGACATAATTTCGATCGATCGAACGACTGTCGAGCATTATGAACATAACCCCGAAAACGCCAATGGCCTTAGCCATAACTACGTGAGCGTAATACTCGAAGACAAGAACGGAAACTTGTGGATTGGTACGGAAGGCGGGGGCTTGAATTTTCTTAACCGCGCTAGTGGTATGTTCAGCCGTTATTCGGCCTCTTCGCCACCGCCGTACACCCTAGCAGGCAATCATATAACAGGCCTAATGGAAGATCAGTTTGGACGTATTTGGGTGGCGACACTGGGGGATGGTATTTCTCGCATTGAGAGCAATGGTGAAATAAAACACTTTGGCGTCGGTTGTGGCGAATCATGCTTACCCGATGACATCATCTATGAAATTTATGAGGATAGTCTAGGGCTAATATGGATATTAACCGATCGTGCTGGTGTTGTTTTTTTCGATGAAAAAAAAGCAACATTCACTAACATAATTCATAACCCATACGACCCAGCAACGCCATTGTCGAGCGCGATTAGATCGATAGCTGAGGATCAACAGCAAAATATCTGGCTCGGTGCGTTTCCGTTTGGGCTGCACTTATTTAATCGGCGTTCTGCAAATTTCCATTACGATTATCACATTGAAAACAACCCACGAACATTGTCCAGTAGTGCGATTACAGCGGTTATGCGCAGTAACGATGGGACATTGTGGGTTGGCACAGAGTACGGTCTTAATAAAATCTGGGGGGGGGACGCTGAAAATATTGAGCACATTCTTCCTGGCCCGGAGCCATACGGGCTGGCCGCATCTGCGGTACTGACGTTGCAAGAGGATTTCGATGGAGCAATATGGCTGGGTTTGTGGGGCGGTGGGCTGGCACGTTTAAATCCCCATACAAAAAAAATGAAGCGCTATTTGAACACGGACGAAGACGGCAGTATAGGCTCGGATTTTATCTGGCGAATATTTATAGACAGTAAAAGCCGGCTTTGGGCAGGCTCGGAAACATCCGGGCTTTTTCTATACGATAGAAGCAGTGATACCTTCAGCAATTTTCGATACGAGCCCAATGATTCCGCCAGTCTTAGCTATGACTATATTTGGGATATTCTCGAAGATTCCAGCGAGCGCCTATGGATTGGTACTCAATATGGATTGAATCAATATTATGAGAACACACAAAAATTCAAACGTTTTTTGCCCAACGCAAAAGACCATAAGGGTTTTAGAGTAGGGCGCATACAGGATTTACACGAAGATGAAAACGGGTTGATCTGGATAGCCACCCAGGGTGGAGGGGTCAATATATTTAATCCAGAAACGTCGGAATTCAAACATGTTGGGGTTGAGGACGGGCTGCCCGATGACAGCGTAGCCGCGATTCAACAGGATGATGAGGGGCGAATTTGGGTTGCAACAGCCGATGGATTGGCGGTTATAGATGCGAATAAATTTACAGTGTTGAAAAGCTTTTCTGATAGTAATGGCTTAATGGCGGACCAGTTTATTCGCAAGGCTAGCTATAAGGATGCTGATGGTAAGCTACATTTTGGCTCCTCCAATGGCTTGCTCAGTTTTTATCCAGAAATGGTTTTGGGTGATAGTGAACTGCCCACACCCATTATTACCGATGTTCAGGTTCTAAACGAGTCGCTCGATTCCAACGAAATTTCCTATCCGGTTTTTCGAGATAACTATCAGCAGCCTCTTGGGCTCGCGTATACACAAAACATGGTGACATTTGTATTTACCGCCATAAATTTTCAAATGCGACGAGATAATAGCTTCGCATATCGGCTGAAAAATTTTGACGCTAACTGGAGCTATATCTCAAATCGAAACTTTGTTACTTACACCAATCTTAGCCCTGGGCGTTACGAGTTCGAATTGAGCAGTAGTGATGGCAAGGGCGGGTTTTCGGCACAAAAAGCTACTTTTTTATTTGAAATATATCCCCCTCTTTGGCGAACATGGTGGGCCTATATACTCTATTTAATACTAGGCGCATTATTTTTTTCTGCGGTAAGCCGCTTAGTGCTACTGAATTTAACCGCGCGTAGATTAAACTCTCTGGTGAATACTCGTACCCGAGAATTAACCAAAGCTAATGAGGCAAAAACAGATTTTCTTGCCAATATGTCTCATGAATTACGCACGCCACTAAATTCAGTTATTGGATTTTCGCGGCGATTACTAACCAAGTATCCTCACGTAACACCTGAAGTCATGCTCAGTTCTCTTGAGAGCATTCACCGTAATGGTTCTCACCTTTTAGCCATTATTAACGATATTCTCGATATCTCGAAAATCGAATCGGGGAAAATGACATTGTTTATAACCCGCTGCGAAATTCTAGCCATTATTGACCAGCTTGAACGTGACTTTTCCACAAGGGCGGAGGAGGCGGGTTTAGAATTAATGGCGAGTAAGCAATGCTGGACCGATGAAATACAGGCTGATTCTGTCCGTTTAAAACAGATATTGAATAATTTGGTGTCAAATGCGATTAAATACACGCGGAAGGGAAATATTTACATTTCAGTCTCCGAACGGAATAAAAACGGTGTGCAATATTGTGTTTTTAATGTGGAGGATACCGGTATTGGCATAACGCATGAGGATCAGCAGCGTATGTTTCAGCGCTTCGAACAATTTGACGATGAAACAAGAAAACAGCGTGGTTATGGAACAGGTTTGGGGTTGGCTCTTGTGGATAGCCTTTGTCGGGCACATGGCGGTTGGGTGGAAGTTAAGAGTGAACTCGAAAAGGGAAGTGTGTTCAGTGCCGTTTTGCCGGTAAACCAGAAAAGTTTGACACCGTTAGAGTAG